One genomic region from Leifsonia poae encodes:
- a CDS encoding DUF1003 domain-containing protein, translating to MARGKQDTRLDSPKGLRTLLPRRGDGMEQSDRFGRFTEWIARAMGTPWFILGLTIFVIFWMGWNTIAPLAWRFDSISLGFIALTLVLSLQASYAAPLILLAQNRQDDRDRVQIEQDRQRAERNLADTEYLAREVVALRLAIKDIATKDFIRAELRSLLEDLDKRDEEDGVGRANA from the coding sequence GTGGCACGAGGTAAGCAGGACACCCGCCTGGATTCGCCGAAGGGGCTGCGCACGCTGCTCCCCCGCCGCGGCGACGGCATGGAGCAGAGCGACCGGTTCGGCCGGTTCACCGAATGGATCGCCCGGGCGATGGGCACGCCGTGGTTCATCCTCGGCCTGACGATCTTCGTGATCTTCTGGATGGGCTGGAACACGATCGCGCCGCTCGCCTGGCGTTTCGACTCGATCTCGCTCGGCTTCATCGCGCTCACGCTCGTGCTGTCGTTGCAGGCCTCCTACGCGGCCCCGCTCATCCTGCTCGCGCAGAACCGACAGGACGACCGCGACCGGGTGCAGATCGAGCAGGACAGGCAGCGGGCCGAACGCAACCTCGCCGACACCGAGTACCTCGCCCGCGAGGTGGTGGCACTGCGCCTGGCCATCAAAGACATCGCCACGAAGGACTTCATCCGTGCCGAGCTGCGCTCGCTGCTCGAGGATCTCGACAAGCGCGACGAGGAAGACGGCGTCGGGCGGGCCAATGCCTGA